The sequence below is a genomic window from Sphingobacterium sp. ML3W.
GTAATCGTTCCACAATAGGTTCTCAGGTGTTTTGTTAAAAAAATCCGTAAGATCGGCCAACACCTTTTCTCTGCCCCCCATAAGCACTATCATCCCCGGTATATCTTGAGGTACGAACCAACCTTGTTGGTAGGCATTCGACTCCATTGTACCATACCATTCCTTGACACGACCTTCTGCAGGCCATGGTTCCCAAGAACCATCTTCCAAGCGTGGTCGAAACCAACCTTTTTCTGTATCAAAAATATTCCGGTAGGCCTGCCCTTTTTGCTCGAAAACCTTAGCTTCTTCTATCTTGCCCAAACCTTTGGCCACCTGCGCGATGCACCAATCGGTATAAGCGTATTCAAGCGTATTCGAAATACTGAGTGGCGGACCGGAATAGCCCAATTTATCGTTCCCAAATAACTTTGATGTATTTTTCGCGTATGCGTAAGCCTTCTCTACATCATAATCCCGAATTCCTTTGACATAAGCATCCGCTAACACCGACAAGGCTGGATTACCGATCATACAACCTGAGTAGGCATTCAATAATTCCCAACGCTCAAAATATGCACGTCCAGATTCCTCAGCCAATGTAATCAATGAATTTAACTGATCGCTGACCAGTCTCGGGTTGATAATAGTCTGCAAAGGAAACTGGCTCCGAAATACATCCCAACCACTGAATATGGTACGTTTTGTAAAAGTGGTATTGCTATGGATTTCCTGGTCACCACCGCGGTAACGACCATCCAAATCTGCAAAAGTACGTGGGTCTATCATCGTATGGTACAGGGCAGTATAGAAGATTGTTTTCTGCTCCTCCGTTCCTCCTTTTACCTGCATTCGGTCTAATTCGCGATCCCATAATTGTTTTGCCTCTTCACGTACTTGTTCAAATGCTTTACCTTTAATCTCATCTCTAAAATTTCGTTCAGCACCATCCATATCCACAAAAGAAATACCTACCTGTAACGTGACCACTTCATCCTGCCTCGTAGCAAAATCCGAGAAGAACCCCAAATGCTTTCCTTGCAGCTCATCCTTTCCGTGGATAATCTCGGCATTTTCGACCTTCTGCAGGTAGGGTATGCTCACTACATCATCACGTTTACGGGACTGGTTAACAGGGATATCTGCACGCCAAAAACCGTAGTTCGTCAATGGTTTACTAAAGTATGCGTAGAAATAAACGGTATAATCAGCTTTACCTTCACCATTTCCCCAGCCTCCGCCCTCTGGCGTACATTTCATCCAGCCTTTGATGCTATGCTCATCGACCTTAGTGACGTACTGCTCGATAGAAGTCCCTCCAACACGTCGCGCCAGATCAATCTGAATCCGGGAGGACTTATCCTGTGGAAATGTAAATTTAAGCATTCCACTATGTGGAGCGGCTGTTGCTTCAGCCTTAATCCTATAATCCACCAGATCTACACCATAGTATCCCGCCTGAGCAACTTCTGTTGCTTTATTGTAAGCAGATCGGTACCCTGCGATACTCCCATCTTCCTTACCTGCGATAGTCTTCATCGCACCTGTCGTCGGCATGACTAAAAAATTCCCAAGATCACCATACCACCCAACTCCACTCATCTGTGTAAATGCAAATCCTTCGATTGTACGGTGTTCGTCGCTATAGCCGGGACTATTATCCCCTCCTGTTATGGTATTCGGACTCACCTGTACCATACCAAAAGGTGTCGTAGCACCAGGAAATGTTTTTCCCAGACCATGATATACTCCTGCAGCGCCAACACTCGTACTCGCCCCAATAAAGGGATTTACATAGGCGCTCGGAAAAATAGAATTTCCTTGTTTTTTAGCAGTACAAGAAACTCCAAAAAGAAATAGGCAAAAAATCGTATATAAAATAATTCTGTTCAGCATCAATATCAACTTAAGATCTTATCGTTTATTTAGTTATCCGTAATGTTTTTATTCCGTAGCGTGGCAGTTGCACGGTAAAGGTTTGCTCCAGACCTATCTTGGTCAGCGATAAATCTTGCACTTGATCACCATTAAGTAAAACCTCAGTAACAGCAGTTGCTGGAAAACCTAAGGCAATCATTTTTGGGGAAGCATCGCCTTCCGCATTAAAAAGTCGAAGTAAAATATCCCCATCAACCACCTTCATAGTAGTTACCTCGTAACCCGACCCAGATATTTTAACGAAAGAATGATCTTGTAGTGCAACCGCTGGCTGATACATAGCTACTAAAGGTTCATTCCAATAGGTACTTTGGCTTGCTACCTGAGCATCGTCCCATTTTCCGCGATGCGGAATCAGCGCATATTTCATCTTTGTCGGCCCATTGATTTTATAATCCATACCCCAAAGTCCAATACCCGAATACTGTGCTGTCAGACTTAAAGGATAATTTTCACCATGCAAATAAGAGGTCGTATGATCGGACAATAAGGCCAAACCGTAGGCTTCATCCTGCTGGTTGATATCTACCCAATTCAAGATAACATTGTGCTTTATGGAATCCCATTGGCCAAAAAACGTGTTGTCCAATATACTCTCACAGACATCAAAAGGTGCATTTTTAAACAGCTTCGTCTTACCTAGACTGTTTGGAAACATCACTTTCAGTTTATAACGATCGTCGGTATAGGCCCGTCTATTATCCGTCCAATTGGACCCCTGCTTATATTCACCAATACCAACATTATTTTTCCAATCGATAGTCAGATCAAAATCAATCCGATTTTGTCCCGCCTCAAGTGTAATAATCTGGCTGAATGGATGCGTAGCAATAGTCCCACGAACTTCCACCTTAGTCACTAACCCATTATCTTCCAGCACGACGATACTGACGGGAGTTTGCTTGGAAGAATAAAACTGTTGATCCTCATAGAAAAACCCAGATATTTCACCCATATCATAAATTTTATCTTGACCAGCAAAATCTTTATCACCCACGTGCTTAGCAATCAGCGTTTTGATTATTCCACCTTTAGATTTATCCAGTACCATTTTATACTGATCATTCTCCAAAACGCAGTTACCATTATAGTCGAAGATCACATGTTTTCCGTTTTTCTGCTTCGTTTTACTTTTTCGAATCTGATAGGTTGCATACCCCATTGCGGGTACTGTTGCCTGGAATGTCACGACAGGAACAGTTTCCTGTAACCTCATCGTAGACAAAACCAACTCACCTTTACTATTGTAGATATCTATATTGTCCGAAGCAAGGCTATCTGGAAGGGGTAACGAAATCACCTCAGATCTTGCACTCGCGATACTATTATAAACCCGAATAAAACCCAATCCAGATTCCCCTGTTTTGGTCACTGTGGCAAAACCATTTATAGCCTGATCCGCGATCTGACCCGCAATTGCATGGGTATGATCAGTCCAACCTTTTATAGCCTGAATCCAGTTTTGTTTGGTATTTAACTGATTGTAAGGTACAATCCAAGAGTCATGATGCTGTGCCATCATTAAAGTGCGCCAAGCATCAAAAAACATATCCTCTGTAGGCTTGTATTGATGATCTATGTTGGCCATCGCACTTATTTTTTCGCTTCTTACGATCATGTTTTCTGCGTTACGCACCTGCTGCCCTATTCGTTGTAAAGCCTGACTGCCCCACATCAGGTTGACTAGTACATCCTCCTGAGAGAAACGCCAGTTATCATCCGTTTTACCCGCAGAAATTTCTTCAAAATATTCTTTCCAGGTCACATAGGTAGATTGATTTTTGATATTATCACCATATCCCAACCATGGACCATTTTTCCATCCGGCATCTTGATAGCACATCCCTACAGGATCATTGATACCAGAAGCATAACTCGATTGCAAAAAGGTCGATGAATTGTTCCAAGCGGTGGTTTGCCAGGTAGATTTTTCTTCCAGCGCTTCACTTTTATAACGTGGTACTGTCAAAATACTGCTGCCTTCAGGTCCTATCCAATTGACCAGCTGTCCACCATAAGCCCGTGTATAACCACCCCAACAGGTATTGGGTGATTTAAGCACAGCATACTTAAAACCAAATTGCTTTAAAAGCTGTGGTAAACTACTCGTAAAGCAGGGTTCTTCCACCGCATAAGTACTAAATGTCAATCCGGGAAAATGCTCATGCAGGCGCTTGATACCGTATTCAAATTGACGTATAAGACTTTCACCAGAAATGTTATAAGCATAGGGCTGTGCATAGGTCGGATTTGTAAATTCAATCCGATTATCCAATGCTATACGGCTAAAGTTGGCATAATCCACTGGCGACTGTACCCTTACAGAATCCCAGGTCTCGGGTTCAATTTCAAGTCCCAGCTTCCACTCCGGATGCTTCGCCAGGTTATCGACCATAAACTGCGTTACCCAAAGTGGGTAGTGCCCATAGATTCCACCATGATAACCATCCACAAAATAGGCTTTTTGTGCTTCCGAACGAATCGGAAGCAAATAACAACCTAATATTAGAAATAATATACGTTTCATCATCCTATGCTGACTAGCTGACTTTCACGAGTGTAAACTTCCGCTTTAATGGATGTCCGGTTTCCTTTATCAGCGCTAATAAAACATCCATTTCCCCCTGCCATGCCTTTCTTACTTCAGGGAACATCGCTTTGCTATACAAATCGCGTTTTGCATTCAGCCAACCATCCTTTTCTTTATATTGATCCAAGACTTCAATGGCTTTTCGGTTATTGGCATCTAGCAAACCTTTAGGTTGAAAGAAATTGTATTGCACCCAGGCATAGTCGCGAAAACGGCGTTCAATCTCCCAACGTTCCTCGTTCAGATGCATAATCCTTATCGCTTGCTGATACTGTGGAGTCTGGTTCAAATTGGCTAGATTGATCCCCTTTTCATAATCAGCTGCAGACCACGTACCAATAGTCTCCTCATCGATAAAAAGCTGATAAGATCCTTCCAACCCTTTAACTGTCAAAAGCTCCTGATTCATTTCTTCCATAAAGGGCACAACCTTGGTGGCCATAAATTGGCTCTTTTTACTACCCCATCCACGAGCTACCGTATCCAAAGGGTAAGGAAGCGATCCAGCAAGATAATCGAAGCTCATTCCGTCCGAAGCTTTCTTAATATTGGAGATCTTACAGTTTTCCACTGCAGAAGCTTTCATGTTTTTAGCATCCAACGACATAGCCGCTACCTTTTGCCCAACCCATCCCTGCGCCTTTAGAAAAAGGTAAGCCATCACCATGTGGCCATCATTATCAGGATGGATGCGATCATTACCCGAGATTGTAAACTCAGGATCTGTCTGCTGAAACTGTTTATTTAAGGCTGTGATAGGCGTATTATAGTCGAAAAACTCCCATTTGTTAGCTTGTGCCGATTGCTTTTGGAAATCAACGATACGCAACATCGCCTTGTTCTTATTTTTAAAAGCAGTATTGCCTGCAATCATTGCAGTTTCATCATATGGCGAACTGCCCACCAAGACAATGCTGGTTTTTGGAAGCTCTTTAAAGCGTTTTTCCAGCTGTTTGAAAGCATCATGAGATTCTTTCACTTTTTCATTGGCAAACTTTTCGGGTTCCGATTCGTTGTATTCAAAATAACCCGAATCGTTCATACCAAAAGTACTCACTAAAACGGTTGGCTTTTTACTAAAGACATCACCATCCAGGCGTTTCACCATATCGCTGGCCTTATCACCACCTATACCTGCATTTAGAAACTCCAGATTCATATTCGGAAAACGGGTCATATAATACAGCCAGATGTACGCGTGGTAATGTCCGCCATCGGTAATGCTATTGCCTAAGAATACCACCCGATCTCCCTGCTTAAATGGAGTAATCTGTTGGGCTTTTCCGACAAATCCGTTCAGCAGTAAAACGGAAAAACTGATGACTAAACACCAAGAGGTTGAATAGTTTTTTTTCATGCTATGGTTTATAATTTATAAAATGGTCCTCATCTTGCTGTTTGAAGGTGTTCCCTTCCATTCCGAAGCAAGTGTAAAACAAAGCTATACATCAAAACGCCTACCTGTATATACAGGTAGGCGTCTCGGTAAACTATTTTAAAGAATTAAAACACACAACAAACACTAAAACAACATGTTACAATAAACAAAAAAGAACCACTTAGTAAATGAAATAGAAAATTCTATTGGACAAAACTGCCAATTTTCTTCACCCTATCTTCAAAATTATCATGTTCAGCAAGTGCTTTTCCCTTCATCTTACTTTTATAATTGTAGATGGTCTGTATTGAATAACGTAAAAAAGTAGCAATCTGACTGACATCCGTAATACCCAGCCGTATGAGTGCCAAAATGCGAAGCTCCGTATTTAATTGTCCCTTTTTCAGACTAAAACGCTCTTCTTCCCGTAGTAAAAGATTCAACTCATCGACAAAGGTAGGATACACCTCCAAAAAGGTACTATCAAAATCCTGATACAACTCTTGTGCATCTTTTTCAAGGGTGCTGGTCGAGGTGGTCAGTTTTTGTAAAGCCTCGACTTGCCCTGCCTTTATTTTTCGATTCACATTGCGTCTATATTCATCCAATTTATCCAGATAAACAGCACATTGATTGATGTAATAACCAATGTATTTTTCGCGAATGAGATTAGCTTCGTCTAGACGCTGATTCACTGAAATCAATTGATTATTGGTTTGACTGAGACTCTTTTTTGCTGCAGAAACCACTTTAATCTGCCGATAGAGAAAGTACAGGGACAAAATCAGTACAACGGCAAATATACTGATTAACAGCGCGTACAGATGCAGATTCTTCCGCTGCTGTTCTATCTTAGCTAGGTAAGTAGCTTCAATGATTGGCTGTGTACGCGCAATAACTGCATTCCTAAACCTAGAGTTATAAAAATTGGCATCCTCCAAAGAGGCCCGGACATAATTATATGCACGATTAACCTCACCTTTATTGTAGAGATGTATAGCCAGGGTCAATAATGATTCATTTTCCTTGACAGCAAGTCTAGTATCGGTTATCGCAGCAAGAATCAAATATTTTTCTTCAAGATTAGCATTGCTCAACTCTTTATAGACCATAGCCAGCCCCATTGCACTCATGGCATACCCATGCGAATTTGGTTCTGCAAGTTTAAAGAGCTGCTCCTGTATCTTAGCCGAGGCGGTATAATCACCATCGCCTTTTAGTTTAAAGGCCATCTCTTTGAGGTACATTTCTCCTTTTGGATCCAATAGACCCATTAATACATCTCTTGAATTTTTATTTTCCTGTTCATATACCCGCTCAAACTTTTGACTATCGCTATACTTGACAAGATTTTCATTATAACGGATATGGCTCCACCAGTACAGCACTTTGAGGTGAAGAGGAAGACTGTCATAATGAATGGTATCAAAAATTTCTGCGGCCTGCGTGAATAGTCCCGACATAGCAGAAATAAAAGCCAGTTTCAGCTTACTCTCTGAAAGATAATCTGCATGGTTTAAATCCTTTGCTATCTGAATATTGCGTTCAATATACGCAAGTGCCGAATCGCATTTAAAGGATTGGTATTCTAATATGATATCGTTGTTTAGTCGGTATTGATCCTCCAGGGAACCCTGATTTTTCAGTTTCTTCTTTATCGTATCAATACGTGTTTCCTTGATGGCCGTATAGCCTTCGCGGTCTGCAATGGCCTTGTCCAACACCTTTAATAATGAATCTATTTCCTTAGTTGCATAGACATTTTGGCAGAAAAATATAATACAAAAAATGGCTAGTAATACTGTTCTAATGTTACCCTTCACTGGTCTATAAAAATGGTTGTGCATAAACTTAGATAAATTTGGTTAAATACACAATACATATTCGTTATTAATAAACGAGAGCCACATGTTCCTTCCCTCCACCTGAAAAGACTATTTTACGCAAGTCGAATGGTCAGAAAGTTAAGGATGTACAGGTATTGGAATTAGCAAATATCATATAGATTTAGATATATCAACATAAGCTCAATACACAATCTATACCTCATTATCAGAGATAAGCGATTAAGTAAAAGATAATTTTTACTTAATCGCTTTTGATTAGTCATATTTAGGCAAGTGGATTCGCTCTTTTGATTCCTTTTTTTCTTTACCACTAAATAGTTTAGAAATTTTCTTTACTATTTTACTAGATGCTATACCAAGGACAGTATTGAATATTGCAATCCCCATCTTTGTTTTAGGATGCGCCATCCAAGGTACTCCTGGAGGCAAATTCTGAATATCTTGAACATAAGGCCGCAATAATTTCTCATATGCTTCAAAGGCTTCATGATGATTCTTATATTTAGACAATTCACCAGCCAATACATAGGCCCCGACTATGGAAAGACTTGCTCCCATTCCTGTCATCGGAGTTGGACAATAAGCAGCATCTCCTACCATTGCACACCTTCCTTTGGTCCATCTTGGAGCCTTCACTTGGCTTATACTATCAAAATAAACATCCTTACTCGCTACCAGAGCATCCAAAATCCGGACTGATTGCCAACCAGCATCGGTAAATGTTTGTTTAAGAATTTCTTTTTGTTCAGTTATATCGAGCTTTTCATAACCTTTTTCCGGAGAGAGAAAAGAAAATGAAGCGCGGGTGGTTCCCTCATTATCCGGACGTATGTTCAAAACCCTTGACCCGGGGGCATTATACCAGTAAGCCCAAGCATTATCTGATTCAATACGTGGAATGGTCAAATATGAACAGTAAACACCAATGTATTTCACCACAGGTTCATCTCCAAACATCAATTTCCTAGTTGTCGAACGTATTCCATCCGCCGCAATGACTAAATCAAAGGAACGTGGCGAAGTATTTTTAAAGGTAACTGTAACTTCATTTTCGGCATCTTCTATAGCGGTAATGTAGTCACCGAAAATATAAGAAACATTTTCTTTGGTCGCATCATACAGAATTTTAGCAAGATCTCCGCGGAGGATTTCAAGCTCTGTGGTTCCGAAGCCTGAGTTTCCCTTAGGAAATTCTGCTTTGATATGATGATTTGCATCAACAAAACGGACGCCCAATTCCCCCGTATTTGCCGCTCGGATTTTACTCTCCAAGCCCATCATCTGAACTATTTTCTGTGCTTCATCTCTAACATCAATATTCTGACCGCCCAATCTTAGCTCGTCGGCACGTTCTACGATGGTTACGTCAAAACCAAATCGATGTAACCAAAATGCTAAGGTAGGCCCAGCAATACTAGCTCCTGATACAAGTACCGTTCTTTTTTTCATTTATCTATGTTTATATAATTCTGACATGCATGGGAAGTTACTGCTATTTACAACTTATATTTTGATCCGTTATCCTATCCATATACCTAATAAAATTGTCCATTTATTTTAGATACCAAAACATCATTCTCATCAAATTTAGTTGTCCATTTTTTGAAATATTGTTTGAAGATCAGATAATCTGTACAAGATATAACAGGAAAAGCACATTTACAAAATCATTCAAGTCATTTCAGATTGTTAGGAGACTGAATAGAGCTGCTCCTTTTAGAGCTCCACTATTAACTTCAACATGATGGCTCTGTGCATAACACATTGCCAAAAATAAAGCATGGCATTGTATTTTTCTGCAATTTTGCTCTTTTTCCTATCCCAATATTCTTCCTATATTATCAAGTCGCTTTCCGAACAGGAATAGCACTTCATAGCGGTATTTTCTTTTTTTTAGCTGTAATCCTAAAACTTATTTCACTTTTTCAAGGTTTAATACATTAGAAATTAACCAATCCAAAACTAATAGAACATGAATTTATCATTCATCAACATCGGAACAACAGAAATGTATTTTCTATTGATTCCTTTCATATTCGTTATTTACACCATTTATCACATTATCACCAATAATAATATCCCAGGCAACAAAAAACCATTATGGATAATCGCAGTTTTACTGTTCAACTTCGTCGGATGCATATTTTATTGGTGGTTCGGGAAAGATAAATCAAAGAATATATGATATATATTCAAAAATAAATGAAAGTATCAATTTACATCACCTGATTTTCCTAGTATCATCTTTTACTAGATATTGCGTTCTGATTAGGAAAATATAAATTGTACACAAATTCCTATTGCGACATCCGTTGCGTTGAATTTTATAAACTAATTTTCAAAATGGATTGATACAAATACCATAAAATAATCGCAATATTGTATATAATATAAATAATATGGAAAAAAAAACAAATAAATATAAGCTCACTT
It includes:
- a CDS encoding GH92 family glycosyl hydrolase; its protein translation is MLNRIILYTIFCLFLFGVSCTAKKQGNSIFPSAYVNPFIGASTSVGAAGVYHGLGKTFPGATTPFGMVQVSPNTITGGDNSPGYSDEHRTIEGFAFTQMSGVGWYGDLGNFLVMPTTGAMKTIAGKEDGSIAGYRSAYNKATEVAQAGYYGVDLVDYRIKAEATAAPHSGMLKFTFPQDKSSRIQIDLARRVGGTSIEQYVTKVDEHSIKGWMKCTPEGGGWGNGEGKADYTVYFYAYFSKPLTNYGFWRADIPVNQSRKRDDVVSIPYLQKVENAEIIHGKDELQGKHLGFFSDFATRQDEVVTLQVGISFVDMDGAERNFRDEIKGKAFEQVREEAKQLWDRELDRMQVKGGTEEQKTIFYTALYHTMIDPRTFADLDGRYRGGDQEIHSNTTFTKRTIFSGWDVFRSQFPLQTIINPRLVSDQLNSLITLAEESGRAYFERWELLNAYSGCMIGNPALSVLADAYVKGIRDYDVEKAYAYAKNTSKLFGNDKLGYSGPPLSISNTLEYAYTDWCIAQVAKGLGKIEEAKVFEQKGQAYRNIFDTEKGWFRPRLEDGSWEPWPAEGRVKEWYGTMESNAYQQGWFVPQDIPGMIVLMGGREKVLADLTDFFNKTPENLLWNDYYNHANEPVHLVPFLFNHLGAPWMTQKWTRHICEKAYKNGVEGIVGNEDVGQMSAWYVLSASGIHPSTPGSTRYEITSPVFDEITFPLDRAYYTGKDFVIKAHNNSEKNIYIQKALLNGRPYDQCYLDFKDIVSGGKLELFMGEQPNKEWGLIK
- a CDS encoding glycoside hydrolase family 38 C-terminal domain-containing protein, whose protein sequence is MMKRILFLILGCYLLPIRSEAQKAYFVDGYHGGIYGHYPLWVTQFMVDNLAKHPEWKLGLEIEPETWDSVRVQSPVDYANFSRIALDNRIEFTNPTYAQPYAYNISGESLIRQFEYGIKRLHEHFPGLTFSTYAVEEPCFTSSLPQLLKQFGFKYAVLKSPNTCWGGYTRAYGGQLVNWIGPEGSSILTVPRYKSEALEEKSTWQTTAWNNSSTFLQSSYASGINDPVGMCYQDAGWKNGPWLGYGDNIKNQSTYVTWKEYFEEISAGKTDDNWRFSQEDVLVNLMWGSQALQRIGQQVRNAENMIVRSEKISAMANIDHQYKPTEDMFFDAWRTLMMAQHHDSWIVPYNQLNTKQNWIQAIKGWTDHTHAIAGQIADQAINGFATVTKTGESGLGFIRVYNSIASARSEVISLPLPDSLASDNIDIYNSKGELVLSTMRLQETVPVVTFQATVPAMGYATYQIRKSKTKQKNGKHVIFDYNGNCVLENDQYKMVLDKSKGGIIKTLIAKHVGDKDFAGQDKIYDMGEISGFFYEDQQFYSSKQTPVSIVVLEDNGLVTKVEVRGTIATHPFSQIITLEAGQNRIDFDLTIDWKNNVGIGEYKQGSNWTDNRRAYTDDRYKLKVMFPNSLGKTKLFKNAPFDVCESILDNTFFGQWDSIKHNVILNWVDINQQDEAYGLALLSDHTTSYLHGENYPLSLTAQYSGIGLWGMDYKINGPTKMKYALIPHRGKWDDAQVASQSTYWNEPLVAMYQPAVALQDHSFVKISGSGYEVTTMKVVDGDILLRLFNAEGDASPKMIALGFPATAVTEVLLNGDQVQDLSLTKIGLEQTFTVQLPRYGIKTLRITK
- a CDS encoding SGNH/GDSL hydrolase family protein — protein: MKKNYSTSWCLVISFSVLLLNGFVGKAQQITPFKQGDRVVFLGNSITDGGHYHAYIWLYYMTRFPNMNLEFLNAGIGGDKASDMVKRLDGDVFSKKPTVLVSTFGMNDSGYFEYNESEPEKFANEKVKESHDAFKQLEKRFKELPKTSIVLVGSSPYDETAMIAGNTAFKNKNKAMLRIVDFQKQSAQANKWEFFDYNTPITALNKQFQQTDPEFTISGNDRIHPDNDGHMVMAYLFLKAQGWVGQKVAAMSLDAKNMKASAVENCKISNIKKASDGMSFDYLAGSLPYPLDTVARGWGSKKSQFMATKVVPFMEEMNQELLTVKGLEGSYQLFIDEETIGTWSAADYEKGINLANLNQTPQYQQAIRIMHLNEERWEIERRFRDYAWVQYNFFQPKGLLDANNRKAIEVLDQYKEKDGWLNAKRDLYSKAMFPEVRKAWQGEMDVLLALIKETGHPLKRKFTLVKVS
- a CDS encoding DUF6377 domain-containing protein; translated protein: MHNHFYRPVKGNIRTVLLAIFCIIFFCQNVYATKEIDSLLKVLDKAIADREGYTAIKETRIDTIKKKLKNQGSLEDQYRLNNDIILEYQSFKCDSALAYIERNIQIAKDLNHADYLSESKLKLAFISAMSGLFTQAAEIFDTIHYDSLPLHLKVLYWWSHIRYNENLVKYSDSQKFERVYEQENKNSRDVLMGLLDPKGEMYLKEMAFKLKGDGDYTASAKIQEQLFKLAEPNSHGYAMSAMGLAMVYKELSNANLEEKYLILAAITDTRLAVKENESLLTLAIHLYNKGEVNRAYNYVRASLEDANFYNSRFRNAVIARTQPIIEATYLAKIEQQRKNLHLYALLISIFAVVLILSLYFLYRQIKVVSAAKKSLSQTNNQLISVNQRLDEANLIREKYIGYYINQCAVYLDKLDEYRRNVNRKIKAGQVEALQKLTTSTSTLEKDAQELYQDFDSTFLEVYPTFVDELNLLLREEERFSLKKGQLNTELRILALIRLGITDVSQIATFLRYSIQTIYNYKSKMKGKALAEHDNFEDRVKKIGSFVQ
- a CDS encoding FAD-dependent monooxygenase, whose amino-acid sequence is MKKRTVLVSGASIAGPTLAFWLHRFGFDVTIVERADELRLGGQNIDVRDEAQKIVQMMGLESKIRAANTGELGVRFVDANHHIKAEFPKGNSGFGTTELEILRGDLAKILYDATKENVSYIFGDYITAIEDAENEVTVTFKNTSPRSFDLVIAADGIRSTTRKLMFGDEPVVKYIGVYCSYLTIPRIESDNAWAYWYNAPGSRVLNIRPDNEGTTRASFSFLSPEKGYEKLDITEQKEILKQTFTDAGWQSVRILDALVASKDVYFDSISQVKAPRWTKGRCAMVGDAAYCPTPMTGMGASLSIVGAYVLAGELSKYKNHHEAFEAYEKLLRPYVQDIQNLPPGVPWMAHPKTKMGIAIFNTVLGIASSKIVKKISKLFSGKEKKESKERIHLPKYD
- a CDS encoding PLDc N-terminal domain-containing protein, yielding MYFLLIPFIFVIYTIYHIITNNNIPGNKKPLWIIAVLLFNFVGCIFYWWFGKDKSKNI